CCAATGCACAGAGTGAGTTGCCTTAGAAACAAAAACTTTAGCTGAATCGCAGCATATGTAGCCCCTGACAGATCAATCGACATGGTCGAGCAAGAAATTGGCGCTACGATTCAAATCAGTCTCATGTGATTTCAGCGGGTTTTTCGGTCTAGGCTTTGTTAATCTGCCCCTATGCAAGGGCATTACATGATGTACCACAACCCCGAAAGGATGGAGGAAGACTGTGAGGAAGCCCAGATGTATGAAAGGGTGGCCACAGCCAAACAGGGCATAGCTAACCAACTGGCCGCTGAGAACGGCATCATCTGGTGTGTTGGTCGCAAGTGGGATGATGACGCTTTTTACCTTTACCAGCGCATCGACGGAGCCTATCCCGAACCTGGGGACGCCGAGTTTCCAGTTCACCTCGTGGGCACGCCACTCTTTGAAGAGGGTGAAATGGTTGATATCTCCGAAAAACCCTACTTCAAGGATGTCTTCAAGCTTCTGCGCTTTGGAGTTCAGCCTATTGACAGTCAGGCTGTCATTGACGGCTTTCAGGATGAGTTTGTGAAGTTAGTGCGTGCACGCCGAAAACCCTGATGTTCACCAACCGGTAGCCAGCTATTACCCTCACCAAACTTTCCCACTCCAGTGATAATCTTTCCCAATGACGGCGACTCACTGGACTCTGGCACAAACCCTGCAAAGGCGCGGGATCACCACCCACGCCCTCATCAAGGCCAGCGGCCTGTCCAAGGGAACGGTCTACGACATCGTGAACGGCAAAAGCCAGGGCATCACCCTGGAGACCGTGGACAAACTCCTGGACGGACTGGAGCAACTGACCGGGCAACGCATGGCCCTTGACGCCGTCCTAGACCGCACGGAACCCGAAGACCCCTATGCCCACCTGTTCGTGGATGCCAAACCCTACGACCACGAGGAAGCCCGCAAGCACCTGGTGCCCTGGACAGCCGAAGAACTGGCCGAAGATGAACAATACTGGGCAGCACTGGCACAAGAGAAGAAGGAACGCCGGGAAAAACCCGATAAGACCATGCAGGAACTCAGTGAAATCTTCGGGAAAAACAGCGGCGACATGGACGAGTCCGCATGACGGCCGGCAGGCTTGTCGTTGACACC
The Deinococcus fonticola genome window above contains:
- a CDS encoding helix-turn-helix domain-containing protein, which codes for MTATHWTLAQTLQRRGITTHALIKASGLSKGTVYDIVNGKSQGITLETVDKLLDGLEQLTGQRMALDAVLDRTEPEDPYAHLFVDAKPYDHEEARKHLVPWTAEELAEDEQYWAALAQEKKERREKPDKTMQELSEIFGKNSGDMDESA